The following are encoded in a window of Thermodesulfobacteriota bacterium genomic DNA:
- a CDS encoding type II toxin-antitoxin system RelE/ParE family toxin, which yields MSWTIKVSSNAEKYHNKLDKKLKQRIKEALVNLSKYEKPLEHPHVTDLTGDLKDFYRLRVGDYRIIFGLIKESKIIAVVNIFPRGDAYR from the coding sequence ATGAGTTGGACGATTAAAGTATCTTCCAATGCAGAGAAATATCACAACAAACTGGATAAGAAACTCAAACAAAGAATAAAAGAAGCCCTGGTGAATTTGTCGAAATATGAGAAGCCTTTAGAACATCCCCATGTAACAGACCTAACCGGTGATTTAAAGGATTTCTACAGATTAAGAGTAGGCGATTACAGAATAATTTTTGGATTGATCAAAGAATCAAAAATCATCGCCGTTGTAAACATATTCCCAAGGGGCGATGCATACAGATAA
- a CDS encoding helix-turn-helix domain-containing protein codes for MEELLTVEEVAKRLKISKATVRRHIREGRLKAVKIGRVVRVSAEEVKELFRPIDEVKSKASTSRLAWVDKCRRLSQKIKESHHGVLLEDSSETIRSLREGRILSE; via the coding sequence ATGGAGGAACTTTTAACTGTAGAGGAAGTGGCAAAGCGGCTTAAGATCAGTAAGGCAACGGTAAGAAGGCATATAAGAGAGGGAAGGCTGAAGGCAGTAAAGATTGGCAGGGTTGTTCGCGTCTCAGCCGAGGAGGTTAAGGAGTTATTTCGTCCAATAGATGAAGTGAAATCAAAGGCCTCGACAAGCAGGCTTGCCTGGGTCGATAAATGCCGAAGACTGAGTCAAAAGATAAAGGAAAGTCACCACGGTGTCTTACTTGAAGATTCATCCGAGACAATAAGGAGCCTCAGGGAAGGAAGAATTCTCAGTGAGTAA
- a CDS encoding type II toxin-antitoxin system VapC family toxin: MSNPSDRICIDASLALKWVLPEKHTDWALELLYDWISKGFKLIAPTLFIFEVTSTLRNKVHRQIISWEEGFLALDQIRRGRIELILSPKLVDRAWEISGGLRLPTAYDAFYLALAEEQNCQFWTADRNLVSILKKHKMDWARWIGD, translated from the coding sequence GTGAGTAATCCATCGGATAGAATCTGTATCGATGCGAGCCTGGCTCTTAAGTGGGTATTACCGGAGAAACATACAGACTGGGCTCTGGAGCTTCTTTATGATTGGATATCAAAAGGATTTAAGCTTATTGCTCCCACATTGTTTATATTCGAGGTTACCTCTACTCTAAGAAATAAGGTACATAGACAAATCATCTCTTGGGAAGAGGGTTTCTTGGCACTAGATCAAATCAGGCGGGGCAGAATAGAATTGATCTTATCTCCGAAATTGGTCGATAGGGCATGGGAAATCTCAGGTGGCTTGAGATTGCCGACCGCATACGACGCTTTCTATTTGGCCTTAGCCGAGGAACAAAACTGCCAATTCTGGACCGCAGATAGGAACTTAGTGAGTATTCTCAAGAAACATAAGATGGATTGGGCAAGGTGGATTGGGGATTAA
- a CDS encoding tetratricopeptide repeat protein, with translation MNNIMDSKSFPIILVFSFFILFFSIPYSNAQDADKIAEGIEKGAKITKGVIKALGEIFGDDDKEEKKKSGTGGEEEGDFESQGLNTEPPGQHNPYPMGQTSSGGEYNQTPHYQPYGQNQTGFTSGGYNQSGPYQPGYRAAPGGQYTVPNQTVGPGQYPSTGGGYYPNQVNQGNTQYGPGQGGYTGGGYNQTAPYQQSYGTAPGGQYTAPNQPYGQNQSGFTGGYNQTAPYQPGSGVNSGGQYTAPNQPGGITNPNQTHQSNTGTGTTSSSQSAYVPIKPVSVQKQAEALRNEGYVLYQNTQYQMAIDVLNRAIQLNPMDSYAYFYRGVSYMGLKLIDMAIRDLQMSIDLNPGYSHSYSNLGAAFLEVKDLDNAIRTCSTAIQLNPNHTLGYYNRGVAYMLSKQYQLAFADFSQVLRLNPNHQDAKVNIEYVQKKLAKGNPTD, from the coding sequence ATGAATAATATAATGGACTCAAAGTCTTTCCCTATTATCTTAGTTTTTTCATTTTTTATTCTGTTTTTCTCCATTCCTTACAGCAATGCTCAGGATGCGGATAAAATCGCAGAGGGAATTGAGAAGGGTGCAAAAATTACAAAGGGAGTAATTAAAGCTCTCGGAGAAATTTTCGGCGATGATGACAAGGAAGAAAAAAAGAAATCGGGTACCGGAGGGGAAGAAGAAGGTGACTTTGAGTCACAAGGCTTGAATACAGAACCTCCTGGTCAACATAATCCGTATCCCATGGGTCAGACTTCTTCAGGAGGTGAATACAACCAAACACCTCATTATCAGCCTTACGGACAAAACCAAACCGGGTTCACAAGTGGAGGGTACAATCAATCTGGGCCATATCAACCTGGTTATAGGGCTGCCCCTGGTGGCCAGTATACCGTGCCTAATCAAACAGTAGGTCCAGGACAATATCCATCTACGGGAGGAGGTTATTATCCCAATCAAGTTAATCAAGGCAACACCCAGTACGGACCGGGTCAGGGAGGTTACACAGGAGGTGGATATAATCAAACAGCACCATATCAACAGAGCTATGGGACTGCCCCTGGTGGTCAATATACTGCGCCTAATCAACCTTATGGGCAAAACCAAAGTGGGTTTACGGGTGGATATAATCAAACAGCGCCATACCAGCCGGGCTCTGGGGTTAATTCCGGTGGTCAGTATACTGCACCTAATCAACCGGGTGGAATCACCAACCCAAATCAAACCCATCAGAGTAATACTGGTACTGGTACCACTTCCAGTAGCCAATCAGCCTATGTGCCGATAAAACCTGTCTCTGTGCAAAAACAAGCAGAGGCCCTGAGAAACGAGGGATATGTCCTTTATCAGAATACTCAGTATCAAATGGCTATCGATGTTCTTAACAGGGCTATCCAGCTTAACCCTATGGATTCTTATGCCTATTTTTACAGAGGTGTTTCTTACATGGGATTAAAGTTGATAGACATGGCTATCAGGGATTTACAAATGTCAATTGATTTAAATCCTGGATATTCTCATTCGTATAGTAATTTGGGAGCTGCTTTCTTGGAGGTTAAGGATTTGGATAATGCAATTAGGACCTGCAGCACGGCTATACAACTTAACCCGAATCACACACTTGGCTACTACAACAGAGGGGTTGCATATATGTTATCAAAACAGTATCAACTGGCTTTTGCAGACTTTAGTCAGGTACTGAGATTAAATCCCAATCATCAAGACGCTAAGGTAAATATCGAATACGTTCAGAAGAAATTAGCAAAAGGAAATCCGACTGATTGA
- a CDS encoding VCBS repeat-containing protein yields the protein MKDILSGCSIKSVSLFIIIGLWFVVPLNAEAECGYETNKFDLKAGVEGGGWTAAWADDISETDVAQGLVATGVSIYSANPAPFYAWVEELIRRTIQSLSSSIQDRFSQRVIEQANQLASEAIKAAIRGQSANEVLRQFDTVDFKAGAIQYAGRNYCKGLGQDVTLSNTWGIKPYVAFRWRGSGTDTGSGQISGSEGSGSQGPTYQSFILHTGTALHETGEDFDFVVGDWNRDGAIDLIAIKKRGTGSNSTEVHVLNGASNFSNFILHTGTALHETGEDFDFAVGDWNRDGSLDLVAIKKKSGTGSNSTEVHILNGASNYSNFILQTSTALHETGSNFDFAVTDWNRDGRPDLIALKKSGSGTNSTEVHILDGASNFSNFLLQTGTALHETGEDFDFVVGDWNRDGAVDLIAVKKNRTGSNSTEVHILNGALNFSNFLLQTGTPLHQTSSDFDFVVNDIDLGLFAIKKRGTGTNSTEVHALR from the coding sequence ATGAAGGATATATTAAGCGGTTGCAGCATTAAATCAGTTTCATTATTTATAATCATAGGTCTTTGGTTTGTCGTTCCTTTAAATGCCGAAGCTGAATGTGGATATGAGACAAATAAATTTGATTTAAAAGCAGGAGTTGAAGGTGGTGGTTGGACGGCTGCATGGGCAGATGACATTTCCGAGACCGACGTAGCTCAGGGCCTTGTTGCCACAGGTGTTTCTATCTACTCGGCTAACCCTGCTCCATTTTATGCCTGGGTCGAAGAATTAATCAGAAGGACTATTCAGTCACTTTCATCTAGCATTCAGGACAGATTTTCTCAGAGAGTTATAGAACAGGCCAATCAACTAGCTTCCGAAGCGATAAAAGCTGCAATTCGAGGTCAGAGTGCTAATGAAGTACTTAGGCAATTCGATACAGTTGATTTCAAAGCCGGTGCGATACAGTATGCGGGTAGGAACTATTGTAAAGGTTTGGGCCAGGATGTGACTTTATCAAATACTTGGGGAATTAAACCATATGTTGCTTTTAGGTGGAGGGGATCAGGTACAGATACTGGGAGTGGCCAAATTTCTGGTTCTGAGGGGTCGGGTTCTCAAGGACCGACTTATCAGAGTTTTATCCTCCACACTGGAACGGCTCTGCATGAGACAGGTGAGGACTTTGACTTTGTGGTGGGAGACTGGAATAGAGATGGAGCTATAGACTTGATAGCGATAAAGAAAAGAGGTACTGGTTCGAACAGCACAGAGGTGCACGTTCTCAATGGAGCATCAAACTTTAGTAACTTCATCCTCCACACTGGGACGGCGTTGCATGAGACAGGAGAGGACTTTGACTTTGCTGTAGGAGATTGGAATCGGGATGGGAGTTTAGACTTGGTAGCGATAAAAAAGAAGAGTGGAACGGGTTCCAACAGTACTGAGGTGCATATTCTGAATGGAGCCTCCAATTATAGCAACTTTATTCTCCAAACGAGCACTGCATTGCACGAGACTGGTAGTAATTTTGATTTTGCAGTAACAGATTGGAATAGAGATGGGAGACCAGACCTTATAGCACTGAAGAAAAGTGGTAGTGGAACGAATAGTACCGAGGTGCATATTTTAGATGGGGCATCGAATTTTAGTAATTTCTTACTCCAAACAGGCACTGCATTGCATGAGACAGGTGAGGACTTTGACTTTGTTGTAGGAGACTGGAATAGAGACGGAGCTGTAGACTTGATAGCTGTGAAGAAAAACCGAACAGGAAGTAATAGCACTGAGGTACATATACTAAATGGAGCATTGAATTTTAGTAACTTCCTGCTTCAAACTGGCACCCCATTACATCAGACGAGTAGTGACTTTGACTTTGTTGTCAATGACATAGATTTAGGCCTGTTTGCTATAAAGAAAAGAGGAACAGGAACTAACAGCACTGAGGTGCATGCTTTGAGATAG
- a CDS encoding type II toxin-antitoxin system VapC family toxin: protein MILLDTHVWVWWVSGIERLSSKANRLITKAKNRDAIYISSISVWEIAQLVERGRLQLTLDVTGWVAKSEALPFVHFIPVDNSIAIKSVQLPSPLHPDPADRIIIATALALGFPLITRDEKIARYPYIQTIW, encoded by the coding sequence ATGATATTGCTCGATACTCATGTATGGGTTTGGTGGGTTAGTGGAATCGAACGTCTTTCCTCGAAAGCAAATCGTCTAATTACGAAAGCCAAGAATAGAGATGCTATATACATATCTTCCATTAGCGTATGGGAAATTGCCCAGCTTGTGGAGAGAGGTCGTTTGCAACTTACCTTGGATGTAACCGGATGGGTGGCCAAGTCCGAGGCACTACCGTTTGTCCATTTTATTCCTGTTGACAATTCAATCGCCATCAAGTCGGTTCAACTACCTTCCCCTCTTCATCCAGACCCTGCCGACCGAATCATTATTGCTACTGCGCTTGCTCTAGGATTTCCTCTAATTACTCGTGATGAAAAGATAGCTCGCTATCCTTATATCCAAACAATCTGGTAG
- a CDS encoding type II toxin-antitoxin system prevent-host-death family antitoxin, whose amino-acid sequence MSKSVSKSKFKPRALEYFREVEKTGKELIITDRGKPVLKIVPYSADPEASLKSLRGSVLKYKDPTEPVGVEDWDALK is encoded by the coding sequence ATGTCAAAGTCCGTTTCTAAATCCAAATTCAAACCACGAGCGCTTGAATATTTCCGGGAGGTCGAAAAAACGGGCAAGGAACTAATCATAACCGACCGAGGGAAACCTGTCCTCAAAATAGTGCCCTACTCCGCAGACCCAGAGGCGAGCTTAAAGTCACTGCGCGGCAGTGTACTCAAATACAAAGACCCCACTGAACCGGTAGGGGTAGAAGATTGGGATGCTCTTAAATGA
- a CDS encoding alcohol dehydrogenase yields the protein MIAATYHGVRDIRVETVPDPQITNPNDVILKVTKSAICGSDLHFYRGRVPMDEGFVVGHEFMGVIEDAGKGVKNFRKGDKVVAPFWVSCGICVNCRNNVPTSCTGGGGCFGFGKAFGDIFGGQAEYVRVPLADGTLEKVPDNIPDDKIIFLGDIFSTGYFCAECANINPGDAVVVFGDGPIGLFATASAKLFGASLIITIGRHDFRLNVAKKMGADIGINTHKENPVEKIMEITNGRGVDAVLECIGSSEALLDAFKIVRPAGRISFAGLFIEPVPIPMLDFYLKDLTLKGGVCPAKNYINKLLPLVEHGKVDPTAVITHDLPLADTPKGYHLMDSKEGNAIKVVLTP from the coding sequence ATGATAGCGGCGACATATCATGGCGTAAGAGACATAAGGGTGGAGACCGTTCCTGACCCCCAAATTACAAACCCGAATGACGTGATCCTCAAGGTTACCAAGAGCGCTATATGCGGCTCGGACCTACACTTCTACCGCGGCCGCGTTCCTATGGACGAGGGATTCGTGGTCGGACACGAGTTTATGGGTGTGATAGAAGACGCCGGGAAAGGAGTCAAGAATTTTAGAAAAGGAGATAAAGTAGTAGCTCCATTCTGGGTAAGCTGCGGAATCTGTGTAAATTGCCGAAATAACGTGCCCACATCTTGCACCGGAGGGGGAGGCTGCTTCGGTTTTGGAAAGGCATTCGGAGATATCTTCGGCGGCCAGGCCGAGTATGTCCGGGTTCCCCTAGCCGATGGTACTCTGGAGAAGGTTCCTGATAATATTCCTGATGATAAAATCATATTCCTCGGGGACATATTCTCGACCGGTTACTTTTGCGCCGAGTGTGCGAACATAAATCCGGGAGATGCAGTTGTGGTATTCGGCGACGGCCCGATCGGTCTCTTCGCTACAGCATCGGCAAAACTCTTTGGAGCATCGTTAATAATAACCATAGGACGGCACGACTTCAGGTTAAATGTAGCTAAGAAGATGGGTGCGGATATCGGAATCAATACGCATAAAGAAAATCCGGTTGAAAAAATAATGGAGATAACAAACGGGAGGGGCGTCGATGCCGTCCTAGAATGCATTGGCTCTAGCGAAGCGCTCCTTGACGCCTTCAAGATAGTGAGACCGGCGGGAAGAATATCGTTCGCCGGGCTATTCATAGAACCGGTTCCCATACCCATGCTCGATTTTTACCTGAAAGACTTAACCTTAAAAGGGGGAGTATGCCCGGCAAAAAACTACATCAATAAACTTCTTCCATTGGTCGAGCACGGCAAGGTCGACCCAACCGCCGTGATTACCCACGACCTTCCGCTTGCCGATACGCCAAAGGGATATCACCTCATGGACAGCAAAGAAGGGAATGCCATAAAGGTCGTCCTCACGCCTTAG
- a CDS encoding alpha/beta fold hydrolase, which translates to MPRVKINGIELNYVLDGEGPVVVFINGLTMDVNGWYYQVDAFSQNYNVLRYDCRGQGQSDKPDMDYSQEMHAEDLNNLLDKINVGKAHVVGLSNGGMVAQHFALKYPDKVGALVLVDTCSYIDTLLELILKAWIKATEVGGSELRYDVALPVLFANSFVEKNLENIMALREASIKNNPPKPIINLAKACMKHNLADRISEIKAPTLIIVGEEDILIPPRHSRILHNSIKGSKLVIIKGCGHVPPIEKPEEFNAIVLGFLKEHDGILR; encoded by the coding sequence ATGCCCAGGGTGAAGATAAACGGAATAGAACTAAACTACGTATTAGACGGAGAGGGACCAGTAGTGGTATTCATAAATGGACTGACCATGGATGTAAACGGCTGGTATTATCAGGTTGATGCTTTTTCGCAAAACTACAACGTGCTGAGATACGACTGCCGTGGCCAAGGCCAGTCCGACAAGCCGGACATGGATTACTCACAGGAAATGCATGCAGAGGACCTGAATAATCTCCTGGACAAAATAAATGTGGGTAAGGCTCACGTTGTAGGACTTTCTAACGGCGGTATGGTCGCCCAGCACTTCGCTTTGAAATATCCGGACAAAGTAGGCGCCTTAGTCTTGGTTGATACCTGCAGCTACATAGATACTTTGTTAGAGCTCATACTCAAGGCCTGGATAAAGGCGACGGAGGTAGGGGGAAGCGAGCTAAGGTACGATGTGGCGCTTCCCGTTCTCTTTGCCAATAGTTTTGTCGAGAAAAACCTGGAGAACATAATGGCACTGAGGGAGGCGAGCATAAAGAACAACCCACCTAAGCCTATCATAAACCTGGCCAAGGCGTGCATGAAACATAACCTGGCCGACCGCATCTCCGAGATAAAAGCCCCTACCCTCATCATCGTCGGCGAGGAAGATATCCTCATCCCTCCCCGGCACTCTAGAATACTGCATAATAGCATCAAAGGCTCTAAGCTGGTAATAATCAAAGGTTGCGGACACGTCCCCCCCATCGAGAAGCCGGAGGAGTTTAATGCCATAGTACTGGGGTTTTTAAAAGAACACGACGGTATTCTTAGATAG
- a CDS encoding HAD-IIA family hydrolase, translating into MKLVDLFDHFIIDLDGVVYVENKPVTGARETIETLRKLGKGIIFLTNDPRSSSREYSDKLERMGISVTANHVVTSGMAIAQHIKENYELDGKKAYVVGTDALKEEIRGIGLRLCDDEEAKFADYVVVGGHQQVSYQEIKLAAMAVRNGAKFFGTNRDPVFPTPEGLVPATGALLAAIEVASEKKAITVGKPESIMFDVAKKLLPSPERTAIIGDRLDTDILGGKRAGLATILVLSGSTTKEEISRSEIKPDYVISNLEDLLKE; encoded by the coding sequence ATGAAACTCGTTGACCTATTCGATCATTTCATAATCGACCTGGACGGCGTGGTCTATGTCGAGAACAAGCCGGTTACCGGGGCCAGGGAGACGATCGAAACCCTGAGAAAGTTGGGAAAGGGCATAATTTTTCTAACCAACGACCCCAGAAGCTCCTCCCGAGAGTATTCAGACAAGCTCGAAAGAATGGGTATCTCCGTAACTGCCAACCACGTAGTTACGTCGGGAATGGCTATAGCGCAGCACATAAAAGAGAATTATGAACTAGACGGGAAGAAGGCATATGTCGTCGGGACCGATGCGCTCAAGGAAGAAATAAGGGGGATAGGTCTAAGGCTTTGTGACGACGAAGAAGCAAAATTTGCCGACTATGTGGTAGTCGGCGGCCACCAGCAGGTTAGTTATCAGGAGATAAAGCTTGCCGCAATGGCAGTGAGAAACGGCGCTAAATTCTTCGGTACAAATCGTGACCCGGTTTTCCCAACGCCGGAAGGGCTTGTTCCAGCTACCGGCGCCCTGCTTGCGGCTATCGAGGTTGCATCAGAGAAAAAAGCGATTACCGTAGGAAAGCCTGAATCGATAATGTTCGACGTAGCCAAGAAGCTTCTTCCATCACCAGAAAGGACTGCCATAATAGGAGACAGGCTTGATACGGATATTCTGGGTGGGAAGCGCGCCGGGCTGGCCACTATCCTGGTTCTTTCCGGTTCGACAACCAAAGAGGAGATTTCCCGGTCCGAAATCAAGCCCGATTATGTTATAAGCAACCTGGAAGATTTATTAAAAGAATAA
- a CDS encoding PTS sugar transporter subunit IIA, whose translation MIGVIVVSHGKLAEELISAVQFVLSVKPPVKMEGVCLDPHREFETFKQDIKNAMKKVDEGDGILIVTDMFGGTPSNVSLTFLEAKNVEVVSGVNLPMLLKLATLPAGVNLDEAVKIAESAGRDNIIVASKLLQKRGQ comes from the coding sequence ATGATCGGAGTTATAGTAGTCAGTCACGGAAAACTAGCAGAAGAGCTTATCTCAGCCGTGCAGTTCGTGTTATCGGTAAAACCGCCGGTGAAGATGGAGGGCGTTTGCCTGGACCCACACAGAGAGTTCGAGACATTCAAGCAGGATATAAAGAATGCCATGAAAAAAGTAGACGAGGGGGACGGAATCCTGATCGTGACGGATATGTTTGGCGGTACCCCTTCCAACGTCAGCCTGACTTTTCTGGAGGCTAAAAACGTGGAGGTAGTATCTGGGGTAAACCTCCCCATGCTTCTCAAGCTAGCCACACTACCGGCAGGCGTGAACCTGGATGAAGCGGTGAAGATAGCCGAGAGCGCAGGAAGGGATAACATAATCGTGGCCAGCAAGCTTCTTCAAAAAAGGGGCCAGTAG
- the rapZ gene encoding RNase adapter RapZ: MNIVILSGISGSGKSTAVKALEDLGYFCLDNLPPSLIPTFIDLAKHSAEHITKVGIVMDVREGVFFEEVPEVIEEVKKKGHSVELLFLESSDEVLVKRYKETRRKHPLSPDGNILEGISKERELLSRVKNMADHIIDTSSFNVHQLGEIIQGTFGKTTPRKISINFLSFGYKYGFPYDADLVLDVRFLPSPHFIEGLKDLTGHDQSIIDFVLGHQDTREFIEKLVDFLEFLIPRYEEEGKSYLTVAIGCTGGKHRSVVITNEIAKRFKDLAPNIWHRDVSKS; this comes from the coding sequence ATTAACATTGTGATCTTAAGCGGTATTTCTGGCTCGGGAAAGAGCACTGCCGTAAAAGCCCTAGAAGACCTGGGTTATTTTTGCCTGGATAATCTCCCACCCAGCCTGATCCCTACTTTTATCGACTTGGCCAAGCACTCGGCGGAGCATATCACCAAAGTAGGTATAGTTATGGATGTGCGCGAAGGTGTCTTTTTCGAGGAGGTACCCGAGGTAATAGAAGAAGTCAAGAAAAAGGGACACTCCGTCGAGCTCTTATTCCTGGAGTCCTCGGACGAGGTCCTGGTAAAGCGCTACAAAGAGACCAGGAGAAAGCATCCTTTATCTCCGGATGGAAACATACTGGAGGGAATTTCAAAAGAGAGGGAACTGCTGTCTCGTGTGAAAAATATGGCCGACCACATCATAGATACCTCCTCTTTTAACGTCCATCAGCTAGGAGAGATAATCCAGGGCACATTCGGAAAAACCACTCCCCGGAAGATTTCCATAAACTTTCTCTCCTTCGGGTATAAGTACGGTTTCCCCTACGACGCGGACCTGGTGCTCGACGTGAGGTTCCTACCCAGCCCTCACTTCATCGAGGGTCTAAAGGATTTAACCGGGCACGACCAGAGCATAATCGACTTTGTCCTGGGACACCAAGACACCAGAGAATTCATCGAAAAACTGGTGGATTTCCTGGAGTTCTTGATCCCGCGATACGAGGAAGAGGGTAAGTCCTATCTAACCGTGGCCATAGGATGCACCGGCGGAAAGCATAGGTCGGTGGTCATAACCAATGAAATAGCAAAAAGATTCAAGGACCTGGCTCCCAACATCTGGCACAGAGACGTTTCCAAAAGCTGA
- the hprK gene encoding HPr(Ser) kinase/phosphatase produces the protein MQSIRAEEPLEIEEIYRLWGKELQLEVVSGKSGLRRSVRWNRVQKPGLRMIEPDIQLEEGKIQVLGMTEVSYFNKLSSREQEKIADKLTSQDVSCFIVSKGLIPPGFLKEYCEKNKMTLFITKLSTGRLISTLNQILEERLAPFVSLHGVFIDIHRLGVLILGKSGIGKSECALDLILRGSKLIADDLVEIRKVGASRLIGSGPENIRHLMEIRGVGIVNIKDLFGTASVMDKREIDLVIELAQWDPSTEYDRLGLEQKTYSIMEVDLPYLILPVSPGRNTATIVEVAVRNQLLRISGTRTAEEFEARLERTTLKRKDHD, from the coding sequence ATGCAAAGCATTAGAGCTGAGGAACCCCTGGAGATCGAAGAAATCTACAGGCTATGGGGCAAAGAACTTCAATTAGAGGTCGTCTCCGGAAAGTCCGGATTAAGACGTAGCGTGAGATGGAACCGGGTGCAAAAGCCGGGACTAAGAATGATCGAGCCGGACATTCAACTGGAAGAGGGAAAGATACAGGTATTGGGGATGACCGAGGTTTCTTACTTCAATAAACTCTCCAGCCGGGAGCAAGAGAAAATAGCGGATAAGCTCACATCCCAGGATGTGTCCTGCTTCATTGTTTCAAAAGGACTCATCCCACCCGGTTTTTTGAAAGAGTACTGCGAGAAAAATAAGATGACCCTATTCATTACCAAACTCAGCACCGGAAGGCTTATTTCCACCCTCAATCAGATACTGGAAGAGCGGCTCGCTCCTTTCGTGAGCCTGCACGGTGTGTTCATAGACATACACCGACTAGGGGTGCTCATACTGGGAAAGAGCGGGATTGGCAAGAGCGAATGTGCTCTTGACTTAATACTGAGAGGTTCTAAACTCATTGCTGATGACTTGGTGGAGATAAGAAAAGTAGGAGCGTCTAGGCTGATCGGAAGCGGCCCGGAAAACATCAGACACCTCATGGAGATTCGAGGAGTGGGAATAGTGAATATAAAAGATTTATTCGGAACCGCTTCGGTGATGGACAAGAGGGAGATTGATTTGGTGATCGAACTGGCTCAATGGGACCCTAGTACCGAATACGACCGGCTGGGACTTGAGCAAAAAACCTATTCAATCATGGAGGTGGACCTACCTTATCTAATTCTCCCGGTGAGCCCGGGGAGGAACACGGCTACAATAGTGGAGGTCGCAGTCAGAAATCAGTTACTGAGAATCAGCGGGACAAGAACGGCGGAGGAATTTGAAGCCCGGCTGGAAAGAACAACTTTAAAAAGGAAAGATCATGATTAA
- a CDS encoding PTS sugar transporter subunit IIA, whose amino-acid sequence MKLVDVLKKESVIADLHSKNKPEVIRELSQLLSSLYPNINPDQLFQVLMEREKLCSTAVDAGVAIPHGKLGGITNIIASFGRSLEGIDFESLDGHPSHLFILILAPENSSGAHLKLLARISKIFRDPVFRSRLMEAKSQDEIYDIIAEEDAKH is encoded by the coding sequence ATGAAATTAGTAGACGTTCTAAAAAAGGAATCAGTGATTGCCGACCTGCATTCTAAAAATAAACCGGAAGTTATCAGGGAACTTTCTCAACTACTATCATCGCTCTACCCTAATATCAACCCCGACCAGCTTTTTCAAGTATTAATGGAAAGAGAAAAGCTGTGCAGCACCGCAGTCGACGCCGGAGTGGCCATTCCCCATGGTAAGCTCGGCGGAATTACAAACATTATTGCCTCCTTTGGCAGAAGCCTCGAGGGAATAGACTTTGAATCCCTAGACGGTCATCCTTCCCATCTTTTCATCCTGATACTCGCTCCCGAAAACTCCTCGGGGGCACACCTTAAACTCCTGGCCAGAATATCCAAGATATTCCGGGACCCGGTTTTCCGGTCCAGGCTGATGGAAGCAAAATCACAGGACGAAATCTACGATATAATAGCCGAGGAAGATGCAAAGCATTAG
- a CDS encoding HPF/RaiA family ribosome-associated protein: protein MQVSVTIRHIDNQARQENLRNYTLKKIKRVERYIKSRKNPSEVRVVLFEEKFRNICEILVISGTFKITSSVESDEMHGAIDRAIDGTIKRLKKLSEMRIKTRRRGSAKPRENTGGTNQKPLRPSNEKRLEGEGISLERVPLKPMSVEEAILQLKVSGEDILTFRNSETGEINTLHNRRGKVVLIAP, encoded by the coding sequence ATGCAGGTTTCCGTGACCATAAGACATATAGATAACCAAGCCCGACAAGAAAACCTGAGAAATTACACGCTTAAAAAAATCAAGAGGGTAGAAAGATATATAAAATCGAGAAAAAATCCCTCTGAAGTAAGGGTGGTTCTTTTTGAGGAGAAGTTCAGGAATATCTGCGAGATATTGGTGATCAGCGGCACTTTCAAAATCACTTCTTCTGTAGAATCAGATGAGATGCACGGGGCCATCGATAGGGCAATCGACGGCACTATAAAACGCCTGAAGAAGCTCAGCGAAATGAGAATAAAAACCAGGAGAAGGGGCTCCGCAAAACCGAGGGAAAATACTGGCGGCACAAATCAAAAGCCTCTCCGTCCATCGAATGAAAAAAGACTCGAAGGGGAAGGGATCAGCCTTGAGAGGGTCCCTCTCAAGCCGATGTCGGTGGAAGAAGCTATACTGCAATTAAAGGTATCCGGGGAGGATATTCTGACATTCCGCAACAGCGAGACGGGAGAAATAAACACCCTTCATAACAGAAGAGGAAAAGTAGTGCTGATAGCACCCTAA